The following are encoded in a window of Thalassotalea insulae genomic DNA:
- a CDS encoding XrtA system polysaccharide chain length determinant — MQELLEQVLDYLKGIWLKRRYIMVSTWAICPLLWILIVNMDDVYESEARVYADTQSILGPLLKGLTVETNTDQQIQLMVKTLLSRPNIERITRMTDLDIQVATPKDYEELVDNLKEDIVIKKTGGRRENIFTISYQHKDPEMAKNVVQSALTVFIENTLGENRSDTDTAGKFLDTQLKEYESRLQSDEAKLTEFKQKYSNVLPNQYGGYYNKLSIAKEQLKAIELSLSEAESQLKNSKSKLASSNVPKENTQSNIKDSNTIITSYDGRITELQSLLDSLLLKYTEQHPDVKEAKNRLDHLLAQKEKEIQDYLASRSGNESAKQISQNPVIQNLQIQINQLENQVASIKVRRDNYAKEVEDLENKIHILPEIEAELTALNRGYDITKKKYEELLARKETAQLAKQADETTSKINFRIIDPPRAPAEPTGPKRILFLLASTVVGLGIGLGLSFLVSQINPVVTSRNQITKETGIPVFGVVSAAEKLGLQQWHKRKTIVFIISNTLLFLLLACFIIYSIFPEQVMAPIKGML, encoded by the coding sequence ATGCAAGAGTTATTAGAACAAGTCTTAGATTATTTAAAAGGAATTTGGTTAAAGCGTCGATACATCATGGTATCTACGTGGGCAATATGCCCTTTGTTGTGGATATTAATTGTCAATATGGATGATGTCTACGAGTCTGAGGCTAGAGTTTATGCTGACACTCAATCAATTTTAGGACCCCTCCTTAAAGGATTAACAGTAGAAACTAATACTGACCAACAAATTCAGCTCATGGTCAAAACCCTATTGAGCCGTCCAAATATCGAGCGAATCACTCGTATGACTGATCTCGATATACAGGTAGCAACTCCAAAGGATTACGAAGAACTTGTCGATAATCTAAAAGAAGATATAGTTATCAAAAAAACAGGAGGGCGACGTGAAAACATTTTTACTATTTCGTATCAACATAAAGATCCTGAAATGGCTAAGAATGTGGTGCAGTCAGCGCTAACTGTATTTATAGAAAACACCTTAGGTGAAAATCGTAGCGATACAGATACGGCAGGAAAATTTTTAGACACGCAATTAAAGGAATATGAAAGCCGCCTGCAATCTGATGAAGCAAAACTTACTGAATTTAAACAAAAATACAGTAATGTTTTACCTAATCAATATGGCGGTTATTATAACAAGTTAAGCATTGCAAAAGAGCAACTTAAAGCTATCGAGTTAAGTCTTTCAGAAGCGGAATCTCAACTTAAAAATTCGAAAAGCAAACTTGCGTCTTCAAATGTACCAAAAGAAAACACGCAATCAAATATTAAGGATTCAAATACCATCATTACCAGTTATGACGGGCGAATCACAGAGCTCCAGTCGTTACTCGACTCATTACTGCTAAAATATACAGAACAACACCCTGATGTTAAGGAAGCTAAAAACCGTTTAGATCACCTATTGGCTCAGAAAGAAAAAGAAATTCAGGACTATTTAGCTAGTCGTTCAGGTAATGAATCAGCCAAACAAATTTCCCAGAATCCAGTTATTCAAAATTTGCAGATCCAAATCAATCAATTGGAAAATCAAGTTGCCTCTATCAAGGTACGAAGAGATAACTATGCCAAAGAGGTAGAAGATCTAGAAAATAAAATTCATATTTTACCTGAAATTGAAGCAGAGCTGACGGCATTAAACCGTGGTTATGATATCACTAAGAAAAAATATGAAGAACTGTTAGCACGTAAAGAAACAGCGCAGCTAGCCAAACAAGCAGATGAAACCACGAGTAAAATCAATTTTAGAATTATTGATCCACCAAGAGCTCCTGCTGAACCAACAGGGCCAAAAAGAATTTTATTTTTGTTAGCGAGTACAGTGGTAGGATTAGGGATTGGATTAGGTTTATCATTTTTAGTTAGCCAAATAAATCCTGTTGTTACCTCTCGAAATCAAATAACTAAAGAAACTGGTATACCCGTTTTCGGCGTAGTTTCTGCGGCTGAAAAATTGGGCTTACAGCAATGGCATAAGAGGAAGACTATTGTCTTTATTATCTCCAATACTTTACTATTTTTGCTTTTAGCCTGTTTTATCATTTATTCAATTTTTCCTGAACAAGTTATGGCTCCAATAAAAGGAATGCTTTAA
- a CDS encoding XrtA-associated tyrosine autokinase, which produces MSTIEKALARKAAKEATKATSEVSADSENAPKEQVSQHESTISDEQARHPKTLNIDTESLNERGYLVDTGERKSIKDEFRQIKRKLLNNAFGSGAKLLNHPNLIMVSSAKPNEGKTFVSINLALSIASEQDKKVLLIDADVLRPSINRELGIEQTEGLIDYLLQPDKNVSDVLFQTNIDNLRVMPAGQPHHLSNELLASERMAALANELATRYPDRVVIFDCPPLIGVTETLVLANLVGQAIVVVEESKTTIASIKAATESLNENLALGIVMNKAIRSHKDLYGYYGYGYGEKD; this is translated from the coding sequence ATGAGTACCATTGAAAAAGCGTTAGCTCGTAAGGCGGCAAAAGAAGCAACAAAAGCGACTTCAGAAGTTTCTGCGGACTCTGAAAATGCACCTAAAGAGCAAGTTTCTCAACATGAATCTACCATCAGTGATGAACAAGCAAGGCATCCAAAAACTCTTAACATAGATACTGAAAGTCTAAATGAACGAGGTTATCTTGTTGACACGGGTGAGCGTAAAAGTATTAAAGATGAATTTAGACAAATAAAGCGTAAATTGTTAAACAATGCCTTTGGTAGTGGCGCTAAATTGTTAAACCATCCTAATTTAATTATGGTTAGTAGTGCAAAACCAAACGAAGGTAAGACATTTGTTTCCATTAACCTCGCGTTAAGTATAGCTTCAGAGCAAGATAAAAAAGTGCTACTTATTGATGCTGATGTGCTTAGACCCAGCATAAACAGAGAACTGGGAATAGAACAAACAGAAGGATTAATTGATTATTTACTACAACCTGATAAAAACGTCAGCGATGTACTTTTCCAAACCAATATCGACAACCTTAGGGTAATGCCCGCTGGACAACCTCATCACTTATCTAATGAACTGTTAGCAAGTGAAAGAATGGCTGCTCTGGCTAATGAACTTGCCACTCGATATCCTGATCGTGTTGTTATTTTTGATTGTCCCCCTTTAATTGGGGTAACAGAAACCCTAGTACTCGCCAATTTAGTTGGCCAGGCAATAGTAGTGGTAGAAGAATCCAAAACGACAATAGCAAGTATCAAAGCCGCTACAGAGTCACTTAACGAAAACTTAGCTCTTGGCATTGTTATGAATAAAGCAATTAGATCTCATAAGGATTTGTATGGCTATTATGGCTACGGATACGGTGAAAAAGACTAA
- a CDS encoding TIGR03016 family PEP-CTERM system-associated outer membrane protein yields the protein MAIMATDTVKKTKLALYITAACLVQPAYAGEWLFSPNLIVNEVLTDNVELSISEKQSSLVSQAGVDINTQFESQYLTFALSSSSIYAAYSHDHSLDNDYHTLSSEFDLKLGRQGFSLMGSADIDNRSRNNAKNSLADIVSADTVRVERYSGGLAYKVSNSQFHINSNIKYNLAQSEDDIGNFEGYSSQLLSENGSSVSNIFWNVDSQYQERKNQGQTSKSYQGEMKLGLITQWKVNPFLRYFDEDNTGTIQRGRSTESNSYGVGVRWLVTPRLYLDVSYNTPIGTSFDLEGKKLGNYIDSRINWQPSVRTSINAGYSQRFFGDTYSLTLQHRNRRLSNEISYIEEVKSFTRGHYQAIELGAFWCPSGNSIDLNNCFISSNQDIDFDQFQLVNVSDYELTEDNVFSLYKTLSWNSELALSRTKFKLTAELSNREDLETRNEDDKTYLSFSASRAISGHSNISLSSSYTDNWLRKHTDIERRDRYRSISLSYTKSLNSRLAVDFKLAHVNRSSNTQQFNYEEGRVAFKITKDF from the coding sequence ATGGCTATTATGGCTACGGATACGGTGAAAAAGACTAAATTAGCACTTTATATTACTGCAGCTTGCCTAGTTCAACCAGCCTATGCTGGTGAGTGGTTATTTTCGCCAAATCTAATAGTTAATGAGGTGCTAACCGATAACGTTGAACTCTCAATAAGTGAGAAGCAGTCAAGCTTGGTCAGCCAGGCAGGCGTTGATATTAATACTCAGTTTGAATCTCAATATCTGACATTTGCCCTGTCTTCGAGCAGTATTTATGCTGCATACAGTCATGATCATTCACTGGATAACGATTACCATACGCTAAGTAGCGAGTTTGACTTAAAGTTGGGTCGCCAAGGCTTCTCATTAATGGGAAGTGCTGATATTGATAATAGATCGAGAAATAATGCCAAAAATTCCTTAGCAGATATTGTATCAGCCGATACAGTTAGGGTTGAACGATACAGTGGCGGGTTAGCTTACAAAGTAAGTAATAGCCAATTTCATATAAATTCCAATATAAAATATAATCTCGCTCAATCAGAAGATGATATTGGTAATTTCGAAGGATATAGTTCTCAGTTGTTATCTGAAAATGGCTCCTCCGTTAGCAACATATTCTGGAATGTTGATAGTCAATACCAAGAACGGAAAAACCAAGGTCAAACGAGTAAAAGCTACCAAGGGGAAATGAAACTAGGTTTAATTACCCAGTGGAAAGTGAACCCGTTTTTACGTTATTTCGACGAAGATAATACCGGTACAATCCAGCGTGGCAGGTCAACAGAATCTAATTCCTACGGCGTCGGTGTTAGATGGTTAGTCACACCAAGGTTATATCTAGATGTATCTTACAATACCCCGATAGGCACTAGCTTTGATTTAGAAGGGAAAAAGTTAGGGAATTATATTGACTCACGTATTAATTGGCAGCCATCGGTTAGAACATCGATAAATGCTGGTTATTCACAGCGTTTTTTTGGTGATACTTATAGCTTAACATTGCAACACCGAAATCGACGATTAAGCAACGAAATTAGCTATATAGAAGAAGTCAAAAGCTTCACTCGCGGACACTATCAAGCTATCGAACTAGGCGCATTTTGGTGTCCTAGTGGTAATAGCATTGACTTAAATAATTGCTTTATTAGTAGTAATCAAGATATAGATTTTGATCAATTTCAGCTAGTTAATGTCAGTGACTATGAACTCACCGAAGATAATGTGTTTTCTCTGTATAAAACCCTTTCATGGAACAGCGAACTAGCGTTAAGCAGAACAAAGTTTAAGCTTACCGCAGAACTTTCCAATCGGGAGGATTTAGAAACCAGAAATGAAGACGATAAGACTTATCTAAGTTTTTCAGCGTCTCGTGCTATTTCAGGCCATTCAAATATAAGCCTTAGTTCGTCATATACTGATAACTGGCTGCGAAAACATACAGATATCGAAAGAAGAGATCGCTACCGTAGTATTTCGCTCAGTTATACAAAATCCCTAAATAGTCGATTGGCAGTTGATTTTAAATTAGCCCATGTCAATCGTAGTTCAAATACTCAACAGTTTAATTACGAAGAAGGTCGAGTGGCCTTTAAAATCACAAAAGATTTTTAA
- a CDS encoding XrtA/PEP-CTERM system-associated ATPase, translating to MYENYYGFKEKPFQLSPDPRFFFASSHHQRALSYLQYGLDQGEGFIVITGPIGTGKTTIARNLLNQIGDESIVAAQLVTTKLDPQELLALVVSEFHIECKGDSKADLLQAIEQFLISLNKQGKRALLIVDEAQNLPSETVEELRMLSNFQLDNKPLIQSFLLGQEELKPIIQAPNMEQFRQRIIASAHLKPLSVEEVKEYINHRLHQAGCNRENLFSDSAFELIHEKTLGVPRKINIFVDRLLLFGFLEELDAITTEAIMNVAEEMEVELTGSLNSSELKSQEPAQQVVVNSVENVENIKEVLREVEEILESSIKQKVKMARYVDKLLKHKSKLYAEQNIEP from the coding sequence ATGTATGAAAATTACTATGGCTTTAAAGAAAAGCCATTTCAGTTAAGTCCAGATCCCAGGTTCTTTTTTGCCTCCAGCCATCATCAACGAGCGTTATCTTACTTACAATATGGTTTAGATCAGGGAGAAGGCTTTATTGTCATCACAGGCCCTATCGGCACAGGAAAAACCACGATAGCCAGAAACTTGCTTAACCAGATAGGTGACGAAAGCATAGTAGCAGCACAGTTGGTAACGACTAAGTTAGATCCTCAGGAACTACTGGCATTAGTAGTTTCCGAATTTCATATCGAATGTAAAGGCGATAGCAAAGCAGATTTGTTACAAGCAATTGAGCAGTTTCTAATTAGCCTGAACAAACAAGGGAAACGAGCGTTACTGATTGTTGATGAAGCACAGAATCTGCCTTCAGAAACCGTTGAAGAGCTCCGTATGCTATCTAACTTTCAATTAGACAATAAGCCGCTGATTCAAAGCTTTTTATTAGGGCAGGAAGAATTAAAGCCCATTATTCAAGCACCCAATATGGAGCAATTTCGCCAACGTATAATTGCTTCAGCTCATTTAAAACCATTATCGGTAGAAGAAGTAAAAGAATACATTAATCATCGACTACATCAAGCAGGGTGCAATCGTGAAAATTTATTTTCAGATAGTGCTTTTGAGCTTATCCACGAAAAAACTTTAGGCGTACCACGCAAAATAAATATTTTTGTTGATCGACTATTGTTATTTGGCTTTTTAGAAGAGTTAGACGCAATAACGACTGAAGCGATTATGAATGTAGCAGAAGAGATGGAAGTCGAGCTTACAGGCTCATTAAACAGCTCTGAGCTTAAGAGTCAGGAACCAGCACAGCAAGTTGTGGTCAATTCGGTTGAAAATGTTGAGAATATAAAAGAAGTACTACGCGAAGTTGAAGAAATACTAGAATCGTCAATCAAGCAAAAAGTTAAGATGGCGCGCTATGTTGATAAATTACTCAAGCATAAGAGTAAACTTTATGCGGAACAAAATATAGAGCCATAG
- a CDS encoding PEP-CTERM sorting domain-containing protein, with translation MKHPLQLVLITLLVFGNVSTVWAKKSINECDVSDLQITTLQLLDGSEPVTLDVPASSSDCLGAYYGNNSEFISPNENLGYDEDGWLNKDSYKGWWTGPGAFVDQSDLYDLDGDGVVDDPGWVYVGKDEGNGFKGQTSSNGETSYSFIDDLITFDNCLDKKGKSTSCVGGEAVKGEWSYTPPAMNPDELVDLLGGSFFDQVAIIFKAGNAFAMYNFSIEELKLDPVLAGDYNYAFTGTWDISEVLGGSALSNFSFWARDPVDETVQVPEPPTLLLLISVFALMLRRKLKA, from the coding sequence GTGAAGCATCCATTACAATTAGTATTAATTACCTTATTGGTATTCGGTAATGTAAGTACTGTATGGGCGAAAAAATCAATAAACGAATGTGATGTATCAGATCTACAGATTACAACATTGCAATTGTTAGATGGCAGTGAGCCAGTTACTTTAGATGTTCCAGCAAGTTCAAGTGATTGTTTAGGAGCATATTATGGTAATAATAGTGAATTTATTAGCCCGAATGAAAATTTAGGCTACGATGAAGATGGTTGGTTAAATAAAGACAGTTACAAGGGCTGGTGGACTGGTCCTGGTGCCTTTGTTGACCAAAGTGATCTTTATGATCTGGATGGTGATGGCGTTGTTGATGATCCAGGTTGGGTATATGTTGGTAAAGATGAAGGCAATGGCTTTAAAGGTCAAACAAGCTCAAATGGTGAAACCTCTTATAGCTTTATTGATGACTTGATCACTTTTGATAACTGTTTAGACAAGAAAGGTAAAAGTACCTCTTGTGTTGGTGGTGAAGCAGTTAAAGGTGAGTGGAGTTACACTCCACCAGCAATGAATCCTGATGAGCTAGTTGACTTACTAGGTGGTAGCTTCTTTGATCAGGTAGCGATTATTTTTAAAGCAGGTAATGCTTTTGCTATGTATAACTTTAGTATTGAAGAATTAAAGTTAGACCCTGTTTTAGCCGGAGATTATAACTATGCATTTACCGGTACTTGGGATATTAGTGAAGTACTTGGCGGAAGCGCATTGTCTAACTTTAGCTTTTGGGCCCGTGATCCTGTTGACGAAACGGTTCAAGTACCAGAACCTCCAACATTATTGTTACTGATTAGTGTGTTTGCATTAATGTTACGTAGAAAATTGAAAGCATAG
- the prsT gene encoding XrtA/PEP-CTERM system TPR-repeat protein PrsT encodes MKLNFIKIITVVVFVMSLSVRGETADQLYEEALQAFNQKEYAQSIVLLKNTMFENPRHLSGRILLGKTYLLLSEFANAEKQFKQALTDGADSSQILIPLGQSLLLQGKYQELLDTLTVTEQTTLIATEIFSLRGRAFLELTQYDLAKDAFDSAIARGPQEAVGYLGLAILALKQGNISVADKWIDKVFELEPDNAEALQLKGDIYYQQGKLALATTLLNQSLMVDDHNLRTRLLLAEIYIAESKIEQALEHISFVLELKPNYPNVNLLYAFALFKSEKKNEGTKVAKNISSYLSKLDSEDLNRYPSLKLIQGISLYMQESWENAYSHLNFYAKQFPGHEQSHLMVANMDIKFERYQSALEILEHYNGEAKSLEYWQLNLAVLVKLGKFFEALVVVDHALAQYPEQLSLLEYKSKLFLATNNLSEALILLEKMYQRGEASEQLAILLGQLQLSMTQVDKAAKIVSELLAKQPDNPVYLSLSAGIDLQNDNSKSAGEKLRKALTKAPKMLQLYVNLYYVYMMENQVKNAADILNQAYKISPNQPLLLVKLAELSEKLNNFNTANKWRERLYQLQPDDADNLVHYADNLMKINQDEAALKLLLRHRIDYRLNAQYLSRLAAAHLKLKQCSDVDQVLGVLYGLSLNNAKQLVAIADMYLQCRRFELAHRALSYAESLDINNENVQLMRARWLLDINQAQLALKLLQPIAKRGHKKALQLEISAFEFLENYQQAILSAQQLYSQYPLPIHAYKLFTLLVKVNKHEEATALLEQYLSHSDNVNIRRVLAKAYLNQGNKEKAVLHFTTLAMNFNDAESYRQLAILLSVTNLKQAVDYAKKARELNESSPAIAATYGWLLVQFGQAKEGLAHLRFAYARNANQPTLMYRIGETLLMLGKPAQAKQYFQQAVKFDFPDAEKARLQLEKLID; translated from the coding sequence TTGAAGTTGAATTTTATCAAGATAATCACTGTCGTTGTTTTTGTCATGTCTCTATCAGTACGTGGGGAAACGGCAGATCAATTATATGAAGAAGCCTTACAGGCCTTTAATCAAAAAGAATATGCTCAATCGATAGTATTGCTAAAAAATACTATGTTTGAAAATCCTCGTCATTTGTCAGGGCGAATCTTACTTGGTAAAACGTATTTGCTGCTAAGTGAATTTGCTAATGCAGAAAAGCAGTTTAAACAAGCATTAACCGATGGCGCTGATAGTAGTCAAATATTGATACCTTTGGGTCAATCCCTACTGTTACAAGGAAAATATCAGGAGTTATTAGATACCTTAACGGTGACCGAGCAAACAACCCTTATTGCTACAGAGATTTTCTCATTAAGGGGGAGAGCATTTTTAGAGCTTACTCAATATGATTTGGCGAAAGATGCATTTGACTCAGCCATAGCTCGTGGTCCACAAGAAGCTGTAGGTTATCTCGGACTTGCTATTCTAGCCCTTAAACAGGGAAATATATCGGTTGCCGATAAATGGATTGATAAAGTCTTCGAATTAGAGCCTGATAACGCAGAAGCGTTACAGTTAAAAGGTGATATTTACTACCAGCAAGGTAAATTGGCGCTAGCAACGACGCTGTTAAATCAAAGTTTAATGGTAGATGATCATAATTTGAGAACACGCTTGTTGTTGGCGGAGATTTATATTGCTGAGTCTAAGATAGAACAGGCGTTAGAGCATATCTCTTTCGTCCTAGAACTTAAGCCTAATTACCCTAACGTTAACTTATTGTATGCATTTGCTTTATTTAAATCAGAGAAAAAAAATGAAGGGACTAAAGTAGCAAAAAATATCTCGTCATATTTGAGTAAATTAGATAGCGAAGATTTAAACCGTTATCCGTCACTCAAATTAATTCAGGGTATCAGCTTATATATGCAAGAAAGTTGGGAAAATGCATATAGTCATCTCAATTTTTACGCTAAACAATTTCCAGGGCATGAGCAAAGTCACCTGATGGTGGCAAATATGGATATTAAATTCGAGCGCTATCAGTCGGCGTTAGAGATACTTGAGCATTATAATGGCGAAGCAAAATCACTTGAGTATTGGCAATTAAATTTAGCGGTATTGGTTAAACTGGGGAAATTTTTTGAAGCATTAGTTGTTGTTGACCATGCGCTGGCACAATATCCAGAGCAGTTATCATTGCTCGAATATAAAAGTAAGTTGTTTTTAGCAACCAACAACTTATCTGAAGCATTAATATTGTTAGAAAAAATGTATCAGCGTGGAGAGGCAAGCGAACAATTGGCAATACTGTTAGGGCAGTTGCAGCTTAGTATGACGCAGGTAGATAAGGCGGCAAAAATTGTTAGTGAGTTACTTGCTAAGCAACCTGATAACCCTGTGTATTTAAGTTTATCTGCCGGGATAGATTTGCAAAATGATAATAGTAAAAGTGCTGGTGAAAAACTAAGAAAAGCTTTAACAAAAGCGCCTAAAATGCTGCAACTGTACGTTAATTTGTATTATGTCTATATGATGGAAAATCAAGTTAAAAACGCGGCAGATATTCTTAATCAGGCATATAAAATTAGTCCAAACCAGCCGTTGCTGTTAGTTAAATTAGCGGAATTATCAGAAAAGTTAAATAATTTTAATACTGCTAATAAATGGCGTGAGCGTTTGTATCAATTACAACCGGATGATGCCGATAATCTCGTCCATTATGCAGATAACTTGATGAAAATAAACCAAGACGAAGCCGCGTTAAAGTTGCTGTTACGTCATCGCATCGATTATCGGCTAAATGCTCAATACTTATCACGTTTGGCGGCTGCGCATTTAAAGCTCAAACAGTGTAGCGATGTGGATCAAGTATTGGGAGTGTTGTATGGTTTGTCATTGAATAATGCCAAGCAACTCGTCGCGATTGCGGATATGTATCTGCAGTGTCGTCGATTTGAACTTGCTCATCGGGCGTTGTCATATGCTGAATCATTAGATATTAATAATGAAAATGTACAATTAATGAGAGCACGGTGGCTGCTTGACATTAATCAGGCACAGTTAGCATTAAAACTATTACAGCCGATAGCAAAACGGGGTCACAAAAAGGCACTCCAATTAGAAATCAGTGCATTTGAGTTTTTGGAAAACTATCAACAGGCAATACTGAGCGCTCAGCAGTTGTATAGCCAGTATCCCTTACCCATTCATGCTTATAAGCTGTTTACGTTACTAGTTAAAGTAAATAAGCATGAAGAAGCTACTGCACTACTGGAACAATACTTAAGTCATTCAGATAACGTAAATATCCGGCGAGTGCTTGCTAAAGCATATTTGAATCAGGGTAATAAAGAAAAAGCTGTACTGCACTTTACAACCTTGGCGATGAATTTTAATGATGCAGAATCTTATCGTCAGCTTGCTATTTTGCTATCAGTAACAAACTTGAAACAAGCGGTTGATTATGCAAAAAAAGCACGTGAACTTAACGAAAGTTCTCCGGCAATTGCGGCAACTTATGGTTGGTTATTAGTGCAATTTGGTCAAGCAAAAGAAGGGCTTGCACATTTAAGGTTTGCTTATGCACGTAATGCAAATCAGCCAACCTTAATGTATCGAATAGGTGAGACATTATTAATGCTAGGGAAACCAGCTCAGGCAAAACAATATTTTCAACAAGCGGTTAAATTTGATTTTCCTGATGCTGAAAAAGCACGTTTGCAGCTTGAAAAGCTTATTGATTAG
- the prsR gene encoding PEP-CTERM-box response regulator transcription factor has product MEKLLVVDDDKGIQKQLKWSLSDYEVILAADRESAIAAVRRYEPKVVTLDLGLPPDEANATEGLAALEEILKIAPHTKVIVITGNDDRENALKAIALGAYDFYQKPIESEVINIIVARAFSVASLEQENRLMRSVGGNDIGIIGNSESIERLRMMVKRIAPTQITALLLGESGTGKEVTANAVHLASERSNKPFVAINCASIPETLLESELFGFEKGAFTGAVRTTKGKIECAEGGTLFLDEIGDMPFNLQAKLLRFLQEKKIERLGGRQEIEVDVRVVCATNQNLEEMVANKTFREDLFYRVSEITLNIPPLRERDEDVLILAQFFLQRYAQEYKSNGKSFSDDALSAIKAHKWPGNIRELQNKVKSSAIMATGTQVTAMDLGFFDHTDTDLELNLNLRQVREQAESLAIQKAYALTEGNMSKCAELLGVTRPTLYSLIEKYSLNINTA; this is encoded by the coding sequence ATGGAAAAACTGTTGGTTGTTGATGACGATAAAGGAATTCAAAAACAATTAAAATGGAGTTTGTCGGATTATGAAGTAATATTGGCGGCTGATAGAGAAAGTGCTATTGCAGCAGTGCGCCGTTATGAACCTAAAGTAGTGACTCTAGATTTAGGCCTGCCACCTGATGAGGCGAATGCAACTGAAGGGCTTGCTGCACTGGAAGAAATTCTCAAAATTGCCCCACATACTAAAGTGATAGTGATCACAGGTAATGACGACAGAGAAAATGCCTTAAAAGCGATTGCGCTTGGTGCGTATGATTTTTATCAAAAACCGATAGAATCGGAAGTGATAAATATTATTGTGGCGCGCGCGTTTAGTGTTGCGTCATTAGAACAAGAAAATCGTTTAATGCGTTCTGTTGGTGGTAACGACATTGGCATCATAGGTAATAGCGAGTCAATTGAACGACTTAGAATGATGGTTAAACGTATTGCCCCGACGCAGATCACTGCATTATTGCTTGGTGAAAGCGGTACAGGTAAAGAAGTGACAGCTAATGCCGTTCATTTGGCAAGTGAGCGAAGTAACAAGCCATTTGTAGCAATAAATTGTGCGTCAATTCCTGAAACTTTACTGGAAAGTGAATTGTTTGGTTTTGAAAAAGGCGCATTCACAGGTGCTGTTCGCACGACTAAAGGTAAAATTGAATGTGCGGAGGGTGGCACTTTATTTCTTGATGAAATTGGTGACATGCCGTTTAATCTGCAAGCTAAATTGTTACGTTTTTTGCAAGAGAAAAAAATTGAACGTTTAGGTGGTCGGCAGGAAATTGAAGTCGATGTCCGTGTGGTGTGTGCGACCAATCAAAACCTGGAAGAAATGGTTGCTAATAAAACGTTTCGAGAAGATTTGTTTTATCGCGTCAGTGAAATTACCCTAAATATTCCTCCGTTAAGAGAACGTGATGAAGATGTCCTCATTTTAGCGCAGTTCTTTTTGCAGCGTTATGCTCAGGAATATAAAAGTAATGGCAAAAGTTTTTCTGATGATGCCCTGAGTGCAATAAAAGCGCATAAATGGCCGGGTAATATCCGTGAGTTGCAAAACAAGGTGAAAAGTTCGGCCATTATGGCGACCGGTACGCAAGTTACTGCGATGGATTTAGGCTTTTTTGATCATACAGATACCGACTTAGAATTGAATTTAAATCTCAGACAAGTAAGGGAACAAGCGGAATCTCTCGCAATTCAAAAAGCTTACGCATTAACTGAAGGCAATATGTCAAAATGCGCAGAATTATTAGGAGTGACTAGGCCAACACTCTATTCCTTAATTGAGAAGTACTCATTAAATATTAATACAGCATAA